A stretch of the Cucurbita pepo subsp. pepo cultivar mu-cu-16 chromosome LG16, ASM280686v2, whole genome shotgun sequence genome encodes the following:
- the LOC111777045 gene encoding LOW QUALITY PROTEIN: uncharacterized protein LOC111777045 (The sequence of the model RefSeq protein was modified relative to this genomic sequence to represent the inferred CDS: inserted 3 bases in 2 codons; deleted 1 base in 1 codon; substituted 1 base at 1 genomic stop codon) has product MGNKKAEVSLLNVLLLFLLIFSSAGDTAVVLKDRDGDSIVSEGGRFELGFFTPHGRSDARRYVGIRYYGLEPEVVVWVANRNQPLSDRNGTFAMVGGNLKILDSNSTWLWSALQFPSNLGTXTMELMDSGNLVLKELGVNGTTLWQSFQNPTDTFLPGMNMTDDLKLTSWKASDDPSPGSFRFLKDTGGRFIIEKHGSQYWVSKELWQNFSTETDGMIAEVIVSATKYCRWLEXDTDYTRAVMDFSGNVQYLARNRTTGEWDVIWSEPRNKCNVVSACGTFASCRSDTKHTCRCLPGFEPASKDEWGSGDYSHGCKRKSEICIKEVVEAREFFKLNMKMKRTSNIVQVNGDGECKSKCLESCTCKAYAEIGISRTNILCAIWEDDLQSIWEYADDGGDVYVRIKRSDIEYITALDCEICGSSIVPYPLSTGPNCGDPMYGRFDCLLTYSMFYFQAEDDSYEVTNIDPQSNIFTIATNGSICRGNDKHAIQKLLKLENSSTFNVKSGCDSEFHEIDIQWEKPLEPICNAQKDCTNWQNSLCNSSTDGKNRCLCNSSFNWTGTGCRDLPEDGLNQPDPKKRNIRVGIIVPVTIAGLIVISYLVLYIYNKRGKVENTKEEQTTSLGGHLVMTHLYESEMRIRDFMGSGMFGEDDRKAIEVPVFDLETILNATDNFSEANKIGRGGFGTVYKGLFPGGLEIAIKRLSQGSAQGLDEFKNEAILIAKLQHRNLVRLLGYCVAGDEKILVYEYMPNKSLDFFIFDRTLCLLVNWEMRFNIIIGIARGLVYLHEDSRLRIIHRDMKTSNVLLDAEMNPKISDFGLARIFDGKQTEAFTKRVVGTYSYMSPEYTMDGSFSVKSDVFSFGIVVLEIVSGIRNTGFYQSKEALNLLGYVWKLWSGKRATEIAEVAMRESYNPSEVVKCVAVGLLCVQEDPNDRPTMSNVAFMLSSGSDPASLPIPXQPAFLDKRSTPPTSSTTTSLESKQENVNDDFSLPEPLANHLTQYQILMVAAEGSEMRGVAAMIFKLCILFLLLLPSSADNFNILRDSNEDSQVSDGGRFELGFFTPEGASEATRYVGIWFHNSKPRIVVWVANRDQPLSDKNGVFAIKDGNLEVLASNGTSLWSTALEKSPNSKMELMASGNLVLKELGVNGTTLWQSFQNPTDTFLPGMNMTDDLKLTSWKASDDPSPGNFTFLKDIKGRFVIEKSGSQYWVGKELWQNFSTETDGNIAEAMDLLSKISISDLKATNYTVRFQNQDLDYNYTRAVMDFSGKVQFLARNRTTGEWDVIWSEPRNKCDVVSACGTFASCRSDTKHTCRCLPGFEPTSKDEWGSGDYSHGCKRKSEICIKEVVETREFLKLNMKVKRSSNIVKVNIGECLRKCLESCTCEAYAEIEDSRAEFVCIIWEDDLENIWEYADGGGDVHIRIKRSDIELTELDCEPCGSNIVPYPLSLSTEFDCGVPLYRNFSCNTSAGQVLFHTTHDDYNVTNMNPQLRTFTIATNGSICRGNDIDAIQKLLKLDRSSTFKVSSGCDSEFNEIDIQWEKPLEPICNSPRGCTKWLNSTCKSTTDGTNTNRCLCNPPLEWTGMGCLKPTENGLNQPRGKQRNIRVGIIVPVTIAGLIVLSCLVLYIYYKRRKVQDKKEQIGSFWRNQEATHLYESEKRIRDFMGSGMFGEDDRKAIEVPIFYLETILNATDNFSEANKIGQGGFGTVYKGLFPGGLEVAIKRLSQGSAQGMDEFKNEAILIAKLQHRNLVRLLGYCVAGEEKLLIYEYMPNKSLDFFIFDRTQCLLMNWEMRFNIIMGIARGLVYLHEDSRLRIIHRDMKTSNILLDAEMNPKVSDFGLARIFDANQIEGITNRVVGTFGYMPPEYALDGSFSVKSDVFSFGIVVLEIVSGRKNTGFYQSKEALNLLGYVWKLWREHRAMEIVEATVRERCSPSEAVKCVAVGLLCVQEDPKDRPTMSNAVFMLSSGSDPASLPNPKQPAFLDKRSTPSTSYATSSSEFRQEIASNDYSLLEPR; this is encoded by the exons ATGGGAAACAAGAAGGCGGAGGTTAGTCTTTTGAATGTACTCCTCTTGtttttactaatattttcATCCGCCGGAGACACTGCCGTTGTATTAAAAGACAGAGATGGAGATTCCATTGTTTCCGAGGGAGGAAGATTTGAACTTGGTTTTTTCACTCCTCACGGAAGATCAGACGCTAGAAGATACGTCGGAATACGGTACTACGGCTTAGAACCGGAGGTGGTTGTATGGGTTGCCAACAGAAACCAACCACTGTCCGACAGAAATGGAACTTTCGCCATGGTCGGTGGGAATCTCAAGATATTGGATTCCAACAGCACTTGGTTATGGTCCGCCCTCCAGTTCCCTTCTAATCTAGGTA CAACAATGGAGCTGATGGATTCTGGGAATTTAGTTCTCAAGGAATTAGGCGTCAATGGCACAACTCTGTGGCAAAGCTTCCAAAATCCAACCGATACATTTCTTCCGGGCATGAACATGACCGACGACTTGAAGTTGACTTCTTGGAAAGCTTCAGACGACCCCTCGCCTGGGAGTTTCAGGTTTCTCAAGGATACGGGTGGCCGGTTCATTATCGAGAAACATGGTTCGCAGTATTGGGTCAGCAAGGAACTATGGCAAAATTTCTCAACCGAGACTGATGGAATGATTGCGGAAGTAATAGTTTCTGCCACTAAATACTGTCGGTGGCTGGA GGACACCGACTATACAAGAGCAGTTATGGATTTCAGTGGGAATGTACAGTACCTTGCTAGAAACAGAACGACTGGGGAATGGGATGTCATCTGGTCGGAGCCGAGAAACAAATGTAATGTCGTATCAGCTTGTGGGACCTTCGCTAGCTGTCGGAGTGACACTAAACATACTTGCAGGTGCTTGCCTGGGTTTGAGCCCGCGTCCAAGGATGAATGGGGTTCTGGTGATTACTCGCAT GGTTGCAAGAGAAAGTCAGAAATTTGCATCAAGGAAGTGGTTGAAGCTCGagagttttttaaattaaatatgaagatGAAAAGGACGTCGAATATTGTGCAAGTAAATGGTGATGGGGAATGCAAAAGTAAGTGCCTTGAATCTTGTACATGTAAGGCGTATGCTGAAATAGGAATCAGCAGAACCAATATTTTGTGCGCCATTTGGGAAGATGACCTCCAAAGCATTTGGGAATATGCAGATGATGGTGGTGACGTTTACGTCCGTATCAAACGTTCTGACATtg AGTATATAACGGCACTCGACTGTGAAATATGTGGAAGCAGTATCGTCCCTTATCCTCTGAGCACAGGTCCCAACTGCGGTGATCCTATGTATGGTCGCTTCGATTGTTTACTTACTTACAGCATGTTCTACTTCCAGGCAGAAGATGATTCTTACGAAGTCACTAACATCGATCcacaatcaaatatttttaccattGCAACAAACGGGTCTATCTGTAGAGGTAATGATAAACATGCAATTCAAAAGCTACTGAAATTAGAAAACTCGTCTACATTCAATGTAAAAAGTGGCTGTGACTCTGAATTCCATGAAATTGATATTCAATGGGAGAAACCATTAGAGCCAATCTGCAATGCACAAAAGGATTGCACGAATTGGCAGAATTCATTATGCAACTCATCAACAGACGGAAAAAACAGGTGCTTGTGCAATTCTTCTTTTAACTGGACTGGTACCGGCTGCCGTGATCTTCCAG AAGATGGTTTGAACCAGCCAGatccaaagaagagaaatatcAGAGTTGGTATCATCGTCCCAGTGACCATTGCTGGGTTGATTGTTATTTCTTACTTGGTGTTGTATATTTACAATAAAAGAGGGAAGGTAGAAAACACAAAAG AGGAGCAAACAACAAGTCTTGGGGGACATCTGGTAATGACCCACTTGTACGAAAGTGAGATGCGTATCAGAGACTTCATGGGTTCCGGGatgtttggagaagatgatAGAAAAGCCATAGAAGTACCCGTTTTCGATTTGGAAACCATACTCAATGCTACAGACAACTTCTCTGAAGCAAACAAAATTGGACGAGGAGGATTTGGGACAGTTTACAAG GGACTTTTTCCAGGAGGACTGGAAATTGCAATAAAAAGACTGTCCCAAGGTTCCGCTCAAGGCTTAGATGAGTTTAAGAATGAAGCGATTCTCATCGCAAAACTTCAGCATCGAAACCTCGTTAGACTTTTGGGCTATTGTGTTGCAGGAGATGAAAAAATTTTGGTCTATGAATATATGCCCAACAAAagcttagatttttttatatttg ATCGAACCCTATGTTTGCTGGTGAATTGGGAGATGCGGTTTAATATCATCATTGGCATTGCTCGAGGACTAGTTTATTTGCATGAAGATTCAAGGTTGAGGATTATTCACAGAGATATGAAAACAAGCAATGTTCTGTTGGACGCAGAAATGAATCCTAAAATCTCAGACTTTGGTTTGGCAAGAATCTTTGATGGCAAGCAAACAGAGGCATTCACCAAGAGAGTTGTTGGAACTTA CAGCTACATGTCCCCAGAATATACGATGGATGGATCATTCTCAGTGAAATCAGACGTGTTCAGTTTTGGTATAGTTGTGCTGGAGATTGTTAGTGGGATAAGGAACACAGGGTTCTACCAGTCGAAAGAAGCACTGAATCTTCTTGGATAT GTATGGAAGTTGTGGAGTGGAAAGAGAGCAACGGAAATAGCAGAGGTAGCCATGCGAGAAAGCTACAATCCAAGTGAAGTTGTTAAATGTGTGGCTGTGGGATTGCTGTGTGTACAAGAAGACCCCAACGATCGCCCCACCATGTCAAATGTGGCCTTTATGCTCAGCTCCGGCAGTGATCCTGCTTCTCTTCCAATTCCTTAACAGCCAGCTTTCCTTGATAAGAGATCAACTCCTCCTACTTCTTCTACAACAACCTCTTTGGAGTCTAAGCAAGAAAATGTAAACGATGATTTTAGCTTACCTGAACCCCTCGCTAACCACCTGACCCAGTA TCAAATTTTGATGGTTGCGGCAGAAGGTTCTG AAATGAGAGGAGTAGCAGCCATGATCTTCAAATTATGCATCTTGTTCTTATTATTACTTCCATCCTCCGCagataatttcaatatattaagAGACAGTAATGAAGATTCTCAAGTCTCTGATGGAGGAAGATTTGAACTTGGATTCTTCACACCAGAGGGAGCCTCAGAAGCCACAAGATACGTTGGTATATGGTTTCATAATTCCAAACCGCGGATCGTTGTGTGGGTTGCTAACAGAGACCAACCACTGTCCGACAAGAATGGAGTTTTTGCTATCAAAGATGGCAATCTCGAGGTATTGGCATCAAACGGCACTTCTTTATGGTCCACCGCCCTCGAGAAATCTCCCAATTCAAAAATGGAGCTGATGGCTTCTGGGAATTTAGTTCTCAAGGAATTAGGCGTCAATGGCACAACTCTGTGGCAAAGCTTCCAAAATCCAACCGATACATTTCTTCCGGGCATGAACATGACCGACGACTTGAAGTTGACTTCTTGGAAAGCTTCAGACGACCCCTCGCCTGGGAATTTTACGTTTCTCAAGGATATAAAAGGCCGCTTCGTCATCGAGAAAAGTGGTTCGCAGTATTGGGTCGGCAAGGAACTATGGCAAAATTTCTCAACCGAGACTGATGGAAATATTGCTGAAGCCATGGACTTATTGTCAAAGATTAGTATCAGTGATTTGAAGGCCACCAACTACACCGTTCGTTTTCAAAATCAAGACTTGGATTACAACTACACAAGAGCAGTTATGGATTTCAGTGGGAAGGTACAGTTCCTTGCTAGAAACAGAACGACTGGGGAATGGGATGTCATCTGGTCGGAGCCGAGAAACAAATGTGATGTCGTATCAGCTTGTGGGACCTTCGCTAGCTGTCGGAGTGACACTAAACATACTTGCAGGTGCTTGCCTGGGTTTGAGCCCACGTCCAAGGATGAATGGGGTTCTGGTGATTACTCACATGGGTGCAAGAGAAAATCAGAAATTTGCATCAAAGAAGTGGTTGAAACTCGAgagtttttgaaattaaatatgaaggTGAAAAGATCGTCTAATATTGTGAAAGTAAATATTGGGGAATGCTTAAGGAAGTGCCTTGAATCTTGTACATGTGAGGCGTATGCTGAAATAGAAGACAGCAGAGCCGAATTTGTGTGCATCATTTGGGAGGATGACCTCGAAAACATTTGGGAATATGCAGATGGTGGTGGCGACGTTCACATTCGTATCAAACGTTCTGACATTG AATTGACAGAGCTCGATTGTGAACCATGTGGCAGCAACATCGTGCCTTATCCTTTGAGTCTGAGCACAGAATTCGACTGCGGTGTTCCTCTATATCGTAACTTTAGCTGCAACACTTCCGCTGGTCAGGTCCTCTTTCACACGACACATGATGACTACAACGTCACCAACATGAACCCACAACTAAGAACTTTTACCATTGCAACAAACGGGTCTATCTGCAGAGGAAATGATATAGATGCAATTCAAAAGCTTCTGAAACTGGATCGCTCGTCTACATTCAAAGTAAGCAGCGGTTGTGACTCTGAATTCAATGAAATTGATATTCAATGGGAGAAACCACTAGAACCAATCTGCAATTCGCCAAGAGGTTGCACCAAATGGCTGAATTCAACATGCAAATCAACAACAGATGGAACAAATACAAATAGATGCTTGTGCAATCCTCCTTTAGAGTGGACTGGCATGGGATGCCTTAAACCAACAG AGAATGGTTTGAATCAGCCACGAGGAAAGCAGAGAAATATCAGAGTTGGCATCATTGTCCCAGTGACTATTGCTGGGTTGATTGTTCTTTCCTGCTTGGTTCTGTATATTTACTACAAAAGAAGGAAGGTACAAGATAAAAAAG AGCAAATAGGAAGCTTTTGGAGAAATCAGGAAGCTACTCACCTGTACGAAAGTGAGAAGCGTATCAGAGACTTCATGGGTTCCGGGatgtttggagaagatgatAGAAAAGCCATAGAAGtacccattttttatttggaaacCATACTCAATGCTACAGACAACTTCTCTGAAGCAAACAAAATTGGACAAGGAGGATTTGGGACAGTTTACAAG GGACTTTTCCCAGGAGGACTGGAAGTTGCAATAAAGAGACTGTCGCAGGGTTCAGCTCAAGGCATGGATGAGTTCAAGAATGAGGCGATTCTCATCGCAAAACTTCAGCATCGAAATCTCGTCCGACTTTTAGGCTATTGTGTTGCAGGAGAAGAAAAACTATTGATCTATGAATATATGCCCAACAAAAGCTTAGACTTCTTTATATTTG ATCGAACGCAATGTTTATTGATGAACTGGGAGATGCGTTTTAATATCATCATGGGCATTGCTCGAGGACTAGTTTATTTGCATGAAGATTCAAGGTTGAGGATTATCCACAGAGATATGAAAACAAGCAATATTCTGTTGGATGCAGAAATGAATCCTAAAGTCTCAGACTTTGGTTTAGCAAGAATCTTTGATGCCAATCAAATAGAGGGAATCACCAACAGAGTTGTTGGAACCTT CGGGTACATGCCACCAGAATATGCATTGGATGGATCATTCTCAGTGAAATCAGACGTGTTCAGTTTTGGTATAGTTGTGTTGGAGATTGTTAGTGGGAGAAAGAACACAGGGTTCTACCAGTCCAAAGAAGCACTGAACCTTCTTGGATAT GTATGGAAGTTGTGGAGAGAACACAGAGCAATGGAGATCGTCGAGGCGACGGTGCGAGAAAGGTGCAGTCCAAGTGAAGCTGTTAAATGTGTGGCTGTGGGGTTGCTGTGTGTGCAAGAAGACCCTAAGGATCGCCCCACCATGTCAAATGCAGTGTTTATGCTGAGCTCTGGCAGTGATCCTGCTTCTCTTCCAAATCCTAAGCAGCCGGCTTTCCTTGATAAGAGGTCCACTCCTTCTACTTCTTATGCCACCTCTTCTTCTGAGTTTAGGCAAGAAATTGCAAGTAATGATTATAGCTTACTTGAGCCTCGCTAA